A region from the Azospirillaceae bacterium genome encodes:
- the parA gene encoding ParA family partition ATPase — protein MAGHVVTIAQQKGGAGKTTLAIQLAVAWSLAGLRVAVVDIDPQGSLTAWFGLRGQTLGDPGLTHMQINGWRTQKEVERLAREHDVVVVDSPPHAETEARIAVRVADLVVVPVQPSPMDLWATRPTLEMAKAEKRPVLLTLNRVPPRAKLADRLTEAVAGLGVPMADAAIGNRVGFAGAMMDGLSLQETDRRAKGSEEIAALAGEILARLGGTLTAGASKASA, from the coding sequence ATGGCGGGACACGTCGTCACCATCGCGCAGCAAAAGGGCGGGGCCGGCAAGACCACGCTGGCCATCCAGCTGGCCGTGGCCTGGTCCCTGGCGGGCCTGCGGGTGGCGGTGGTGGACATCGATCCCCAGGGCAGCCTGACCGCCTGGTTCGGCCTGCGCGGCCAGACCCTGGGCGATCCCGGCCTGACCCACATGCAGATCAACGGCTGGCGTACCCAGAAAGAGGTGGAGCGCCTGGCCCGCGAACACGACGTCGTGGTGGTCGACAGCCCCCCACATGCCGAGACGGAGGCGCGCATCGCCGTCCGCGTGGCCGACCTGGTGGTGGTGCCGGTACAACCCAGCCCCATGGATCTGTGGGCCACCCGCCCGACCCTGGAGATGGCCAAGGCGGAAAAACGCCCGGTGCTGCTGACCCTCAACCGCGTGCCGCCCCGCGCCAAGCTGGCCGACCGCCTGACAGAGGCGGTGGCCGGTCTGGGCGTGCCCATGGCCGACGCCGCCATCGGCAACCGCGTGGGCTTCGCCGGCGCCATGATGGACGGCCTGTCCCTGCAGGAAACCGACCGCCGGGCCAAGGGCTCGGAAGAGATCGCCGCCCTGGCCGGCGAAATCCTTGCCCGCCTGGGCGGCACCCTCACCGCCGGCGCCAGCAAGGCCAGCGCGTGA
- a CDS encoding L-threonylcarbamoyladenylate synthase, with product MSPPTPPALARAAEALAQGKLVAFPTETVYGLGGDAGNDQAVADIFAAKGRPSFNPLIVHLPDVAAVERYAVMDERAHQMADLYWPGPLTLVLPRRPDAPLSLLVSAGLDTVAIRVPRHPTARALLQASGRPIAAPSANRSGHVSPTAPVHVREEFPEGGGGRLALILADGRCPVGVESTVLDLSGAVPVLLRPGSITPEEIEAVLGPLQRAAAGAAVKAPGMLESHYAPGIPVRLNALNAAKDEALLGFGPDRFVLGGAERLNLSPSGDLNEAAANLFAMLRRLDKPELAGIAVMTIPDVGLGLAINDRLRRAAAPRA from the coding sequence ATGTCCCCGCCCACGCCGCCGGCCCTGGCGCGCGCCGCCGAGGCGCTGGCGCAGGGCAAACTGGTGGCCTTCCCGACGGAGACGGTCTACGGCCTGGGCGGTGATGCCGGCAACGATCAGGCGGTGGCCGACATCTTCGCCGCCAAGGGCCGCCCCAGCTTCAACCCCCTGATCGTGCACCTGCCCGACGTCGCGGCGGTGGAGCGCTACGCCGTGATGGATGAGCGCGCGCACCAGATGGCGGATCTGTATTGGCCGGGGCCGTTGACCCTGGTGCTGCCCCGCCGGCCCGACGCGCCCCTGTCGCTGCTGGTCAGCGCCGGGCTGGACACGGTGGCCATCCGCGTGCCGCGCCATCCCACCGCCCGCGCCCTGCTGCAGGCCAGCGGCCGCCCCATCGCGGCGCCCAGCGCCAACCGGTCCGGCCATGTCAGCCCCACCGCCCCCGTCCATGTGCGCGAGGAATTTCCCGAGGGCGGCGGCGGGCGCCTGGCCCTGATCCTGGCCGACGGCCGCTGCCCGGTGGGGGTGGAATCCACCGTGCTGGACCTGTCCGGCGCGGTGCCGGTGCTGCTGCGCCCCGGTTCCATCACGCCGGAGGAGATCGAGGCCGTGCTGGGCCCCCTCCAGCGCGCCGCCGCCGGCGCCGCCGTCAAGGCGCCCGGCATGCTGGAAAGCCACTACGCCCCCGGCATCCCCGTCCGCCTGAACGCGCTGAACGCCGCCAAGGATGAGGCGCTGTTGGGCTTCGGCCCCGACCGTTTCGTCCTGGGCGGTGCCGAACGGCTGAACCTGTCGCCCAGCGGCGATCTGAACGAGGCGGCCGCCAACCTGTTCGCCATGCTGCGCCGCCTGGACAAGCCGGAGTTGGCTGGCATCGCCGTCATGACCATCCCCGACGTCGGCCTGGGCCTGGCCATCAACGACCGCCTGCGCCGGGCGGCGGCCCCCCGGGCTTGA
- a CDS encoding DinB family protein encodes MDPRQIVLLAQYNSWMNAKLFEAAARLPAAELAADRGAFFRSLLGTLNHLLVVDLLWLRRFREHPPGYPALDPVLELPRPDRLDQILYRELDGLAEARRRMDQAMEAWAATLPAEVLDQTLRFTSYRGDAYAKRFGDIVLHLFNHQTHHRGQATTLLSQAGQDVGATDLSALIPDEA; translated from the coding sequence ATGGATCCCCGGCAGATCGTCCTTCTGGCCCAGTACAACAGCTGGATGAACGCCAAGCTGTTTGAGGCCGCGGCACGCCTGCCGGCGGCGGAGCTGGCGGCCGACCGGGGCGCCTTCTTCCGTTCCCTCCTGGGCACGCTGAACCACCTGCTGGTGGTTGACCTGTTGTGGCTGCGCCGCTTCCGCGAGCATCCGCCGGGCTATCCCGCGCTGGATCCGGTGCTGGAGTTGCCCCGTCCTGATCGGCTGGACCAGATTCTATACCGGGAGCTGGACGGCTTGGCCGAGGCGCGGCGCCGGATGGACCAGGCCATGGAAGCCTGGGCGGCCACCCTGCCGGCCGAGGTGCTGGATCAAACCCTGCGCTTCACCAGTTACCGGGGCGATGCCTACGCCAAGCGTTTCGGCGACATCGTCCTGCATCTTTTCAACCACCAGACCCACCATCGCGGCCAAGCCACCACCCTGCTGAGCCAGGCCGGCCAGGATGTGGGCGCCACCGACCTGTCGGCCCTGATTCCGGATGAGGCATGA
- a CDS encoding DUF3971 domain-containing protein — MPRPTPPIPPAEAPEPASPGLQAPEGDASRKEPKPRGRKRRGFLGSAFGHTLLVLFELAAGVLLVVLVSAGLLTWRLSRGPMPMSWFAPYLEQAANASGPLHVAIHKVMLAKAPKGATVEVLADDVVLTGKDGALVATLPEFRIALSVPALLRGRLAPTRIVLVRPRLNAIREVDGRFRLALMSDDDTDNGNDFVNDLVAALQRPPDPLEPLGALTKLVVSQAKLSVDNRQLGLVWSAPRADITLSRDRTGIAGSALLQVDLGGHMTEVSADLGYRLADGTVSAVAHFSGVSPADLARVTKASDGVLAAVGGIDMPLAGTVTLDLASDFSPRIFDVALSGTAGTVTLPGRLKAPLAVANLDLQARLDAGGVTLSHLNLDLPGANGAGPGSAITLNGKAAKRDDGSYKVGLATEVKAVPLGALDALWPLDALPKPRAWIMQNLSDGAFDKVTFTMEGTAPADLSDLVPTRMAAGFTFSGATVNYMDGLPKVKGVGGSATFDGSRLAIELTQGHLLDLSLGTSKLDITGLDKSQQKMDMELPVTGPISAALTVIDTPPLGYARKVGLVPASVAGTADMKLHFSFPLVATLKMDQVDLGVRAHLKDMAADGLVAGVRATDGQADLVLDNKGMDTNRHRPPERHAGPHPVA; from the coding sequence TTGCCCCGTCCGACGCCTCCCATCCCCCCCGCCGAGGCGCCTGAACCGGCGTCCCCCGGGCTGCAGGCGCCTGAGGGTGACGCATCGCGCAAGGAGCCCAAGCCGCGCGGGCGCAAGCGCCGCGGTTTCCTGGGCAGCGCTTTCGGCCATACGCTGCTGGTGCTGTTCGAACTGGCGGCCGGCGTGCTGCTGGTGGTCCTGGTCAGCGCCGGCCTGCTGACCTGGCGGCTCAGCCGGGGCCCCATGCCCATGTCCTGGTTCGCCCCCTATCTGGAACAGGCGGCCAACGCCAGCGGTCCCCTGCATGTCGCCATCCATAAGGTCATGCTGGCCAAGGCGCCCAAGGGGGCGACGGTGGAGGTGCTGGCCGACGACGTGGTGCTGACCGGCAAGGATGGCGCCCTGGTGGCGACCCTGCCGGAATTCCGCATCGCCCTGTCGGTGCCGGCCTTGCTGCGTGGCCGTTTGGCGCCCACCCGCATCGTGCTGGTGCGCCCGCGGCTGAACGCCATCCGCGAGGTGGACGGCCGTTTCCGCCTGGCGCTGATGTCGGACGACGACACCGACAACGGCAACGACTTCGTGAACGACCTGGTCGCGGCGTTGCAGCGGCCGCCGGACCCGCTGGAACCGTTGGGCGCCCTGACCAAGCTGGTGGTGTCGCAGGCCAAGCTGTCGGTCGATAACCGCCAGCTGGGCCTGGTGTGGTCGGCGCCCCGGGCCGACATCACCCTGTCGCGCGACCGCACCGGCATCGCCGGCAGCGCCCTGCTTCAGGTGGATCTGGGCGGACACATGACCGAGGTGTCGGCCGATTTGGGCTATCGCCTGGCCGACGGCACCGTCAGCGCCGTGGCCCACTTCTCCGGCGTCAGCCCGGCGGACCTGGCGCGCGTCACCAAGGCGTCGGACGGCGTTCTGGCGGCGGTGGGCGGCATCGACATGCCGCTGGCCGGCACCGTCACCCTGGACCTGGCGTCCGACTTCTCCCCCCGCATCTTCGACGTGGCGCTCAGCGGCACGGCGGGCACCGTCACCCTGCCGGGGCGGCTGAAGGCGCCGCTGGCCGTGGCCAACCTGGACCTTCAGGCCCGGCTGGATGCCGGTGGGGTGACCCTGTCGCACCTGAACCTGGATCTGCCCGGGGCCAACGGGGCCGGGCCCGGTTCCGCCATCACCCTGAACGGCAAGGCCGCCAAGCGTGACGACGGCAGCTACAAGGTCGGGCTGGCGACCGAGGTCAAGGCGGTGCCCCTGGGCGCCCTGGATGCGCTGTGGCCCCTGGACGCGTTGCCCAAGCCGCGTGCCTGGATCATGCAGAACCTGTCCGACGGCGCCTTCGACAAGGTGACCTTCACCATGGAAGGGACGGCGCCCGCCGACCTGTCGGACCTGGTGCCCACGCGCATGGCGGCCGGCTTCACCTTCTCCGGCGCCACCGTGAACTATATGGACGGGCTGCCCAAGGTGAAGGGCGTGGGCGGCAGTGCCACCTTCGACGGCAGCCGCCTGGCCATCGAACTGACGCAGGGGCATTTGCTGGACCTGTCGCTGGGCACGTCCAAGCTGGACATCACCGGCCTCGACAAGTCCCAGCAGAAGATGGACATGGAACTGCCGGTGACCGGCCCCATCTCCGCCGCGCTCACCGTCATCGACACGCCGCCGCTGGGCTATGCGCGCAAGGTCGGGCTGGTGCCGGCCTCGGTCGCCGGCACCGCGGACATGAAGCTGCATTTCAGTTTCCCCCTGGTCGCCACCCTGAAGATGGACCAGGTGGATCTGGGCGTGCGTGCGCACCTGAAGGACATGGCGGCCGACGGCCTGGTGGCCGGCGTCCGCGCCACGGACGGCCAGGCCGACCTGGTGCTGGACAACAAGGGCATGGACACCAATCGGCACCGCCCGCCTGAACGGCATGCCGGCCCGCATCCTGTGGCGTGA
- a CDS encoding AAA family ATPase: MSDVRSLTVTGFKSIRSLCDFKLNPLNVLIGANGAGKSNFIGLFRLLNQMYEQRLQTYVQTQGGPDALLHFGRKLTKKIHAEFYFDRNAYKFDLIPTTDNRLIYEREVSWFGGVYYDTTPSAILGTGHSESKLKSAKDLYSPFVRRSVENWRVYHFHDTSDTALVKQRHAMNDNLILKIDAANLAAYLEFLHHRHDHEYSRIVETIRLVAPFFGDFVHRDDADYVELEWTQAGRPDTPFKAHMLSDGTLRFICLATLLLQPTTKWETRGVGIHPRPR; encoded by the coding sequence ATGTCCGACGTCCGTTCCCTGACTGTCACCGGTTTCAAGTCGATCCGGAGCTTGTGCGATTTCAAGCTGAACCCGCTGAACGTCCTGATCGGCGCCAACGGCGCCGGCAAGAGCAACTTCATCGGCCTCTTTCGCCTGCTCAACCAGATGTATGAGCAACGTCTGCAAACCTACGTCCAAACCCAAGGTGGCCCTGATGCCCTTTTGCATTTTGGCCGAAAGCTAACAAAAAAGATTCACGCTGAATTCTATTTTGATAGAAATGCATATAAGTTTGACCTCATTCCAACGACAGACAATCGCCTTATTTATGAGCGAGAGGTCAGTTGGTTTGGGGGTGTTTATTATGACACCACGCCCAGTGCCATTTTGGGAACTGGCCATAGCGAATCAAAACTAAAATCTGCGAAGGATCTATATTCTCCTTTCGTACGTAGGTCGGTGGAAAATTGGCGCGTCTATCACTTCCACGACACAAGTGACACCGCTTTGGTGAAACAACGCCATGCCATGAATGACAACCTGATACTCAAGATAGATGCGGCAAATCTAGCCGCCTATTTGGAGTTTCTTCATCACAGGCACGACCACGAATATAGCCGTATCGTTGAGACCATCCGCCTGGTCGCCCCTTTCTTTGGCGACTTCGTTCACCGGGACGATGCTGATTACGTGGAACTGGAGTGGACGCAGGCCGGCCGGCCGGACACGCCCTTCAAAGCACACATGCTGTCGGACGGCACGTTACGCTTCATCTGTTTGGCGACCCTGCTGCTGCAACCAACTACAAAGTGGGAAACGAGAGGGGTTGGGATACACCCACGTCCTCGGTGA
- a CDS encoding FAD-binding oxidoreductase, with translation MMTTPSPDTVRDLLAALADLLGPTGVLTAADAQEPYLTEARGNGVSTPLAVLRPSTTDEVAAVVRLTRAAGIALVPQGGNTGLVGGALAGQGTLLLNLGRLNRIREIDALDHTLTVEAGVILATVQQAAHDVDLMFPLSLGAEGSCTIGGNLSTNAGGILTLRYGNARAQVLGLEVVLPDGQVWNGLRRLRKDNTGYDLKQLFLGAEGTLGIITAAVLSLVPRPRQLETALVAVPDIDAALRLLKRLRQASGDAVSAFELMPRFAIDGAARYLGEQNDPLAEPSPWYILTELTAGTAGDALRQTIEAALGEAMEAGDVTDATLAASGDQRQKLWRLREGLPEIGRKVGGALHHDVAVPVSRIPQLIARADKAVATLCPGARPYPFGHLGDGNIHYNIARPIGDDAAGRQAFLDQGPAIMRAVHDVVLDLGGSISAEHGIGSRKRDELARARDALEVTLMASVKRLLDPDNLMNPGKILPR, from the coding sequence ATGATGACCACCCCCTCCCCTGATACCGTCCGCGACCTTCTGGCCGCCCTGGCCGACCTGCTGGGCCCCACCGGCGTGCTGACCGCGGCGGACGCGCAGGAACCTTACCTGACGGAGGCGCGGGGCAACGGCGTCAGCACGCCCCTGGCCGTGCTGCGCCCGTCCACCACGGACGAGGTGGCGGCCGTGGTGCGCCTGACGCGGGCCGCCGGCATCGCCCTGGTGCCCCAGGGCGGCAACACCGGGCTGGTGGGCGGCGCCCTGGCGGGACAAGGCACCTTGCTGCTGAACCTGGGACGCCTGAACCGCATCCGCGAGATCGACGCCCTGGACCACACCCTGACGGTGGAGGCCGGCGTCATCCTGGCCACGGTGCAGCAGGCGGCCCATGACGTGGACCTGATGTTCCCCCTGAGCCTGGGTGCCGAGGGCAGTTGCACCATCGGCGGCAACCTGTCGACCAACGCCGGCGGCATCCTGACCCTGCGCTACGGCAACGCCCGCGCCCAGGTGCTGGGGCTGGAGGTGGTGCTGCCCGACGGGCAGGTGTGGAACGGCCTGCGCCGCCTGCGCAAGGACAACACCGGCTATGACCTGAAGCAGCTGTTCCTGGGCGCCGAAGGCACGCTGGGCATCATCACCGCCGCCGTCCTGTCGCTGGTGCCCCGGCCGCGCCAGCTGGAAACGGCGCTGGTGGCCGTGCCCGACATCGATGCCGCCCTGCGCCTGCTGAAGCGCCTGCGCCAGGCCAGCGGCGACGCCGTGTCGGCGTTCGAGCTGATGCCCCGCTTCGCCATCGATGGGGCCGCCCGCTACCTGGGCGAACAGAACGACCCGCTGGCCGAGCCGTCCCCCTGGTACATCCTGACCGAACTGACGGCGGGCACGGCCGGCGACGCCCTGCGCCAGACCATCGAGGCGGCGTTGGGCGAGGCCATGGAGGCCGGCGACGTCACCGACGCCACCCTGGCCGCCAGCGGCGACCAGCGGCAGAAGCTGTGGCGCCTGCGCGAGGGCCTGCCGGAGATCGGGCGCAAGGTGGGCGGCGCCCTGCACCACGACGTGGCGGTGCCGGTCAGCCGCATCCCGCAGTTGATCGCGCGGGCGGACAAGGCGGTGGCCACACTTTGCCCCGGCGCCCGCCCCTACCCCTTCGGCCATCTGGGCGACGGCAACATCCATTACAACATCGCCCGGCCGATTGGTGACGATGCCGCCGGGCGCCAGGCCTTCCTGGACCAGGGCCCCGCCATCATGCGCGCGGTGCACGACGTGGTGCTGGACCTGGGCGGGTCCATCAGCGCCGAACACGGCATCGGCAGCCGCAAACGCGACGAACTGGCCCGTGCCCGCGACGCACTGGAAGTAACGCTGATGGCAAGCGTCAAACGCCTGCTGGACCCGGACAACCTCATGAATCCGGGAAAAATACTACCCCGATAG
- the bcp gene encoding thioredoxin-dependent thiol peroxidase, whose protein sequence is MAAEVGTDAPDFTMPTDGGGSVTLSALKGRPVVLYFYPKDDTTGCTAEACGFGESLPHFEKVDATIIGVSKDSVASHDKFKKKYNLPFTLASDADTGVCEAYGVWVEKNMYGRKYFGIERATFLIDKDGRVAQVWRKVKVPGHVEAVLAAVKGL, encoded by the coding sequence ATGGCCGCTGAGGTTGGAACCGACGCCCCCGATTTCACCATGCCCACCGACGGCGGCGGCAGCGTCACGCTGTCGGCGCTGAAAGGCCGGCCGGTCGTGCTGTACTTCTACCCCAAGGACGACACCACCGGCTGTACGGCGGAGGCCTGCGGCTTTGGTGAGTCCCTGCCGCATTTTGAGAAAGTGGACGCCACCATCATCGGCGTGTCCAAGGACAGTGTGGCCAGCCACGACAAGTTCAAGAAAAAGTACAACCTGCCCTTCACCCTGGCGTCCGACGCCGACACCGGCGTGTGTGAGGCCTACGGCGTGTGGGTGGAAAAGAACATGTACGGCCGCAAATACTTCGGCATCGAACGCGCCACCTTCCTGATCGACAAGGACGGCCGCGTCGCCCAGGTGTGGCGCAAGGTCAAGGTGCCCGGCCACGTGGAGGCCGTGCTGGCGGCGGTGAAGGGGCTGTGA
- a CDS encoding bifunctional [glutamine synthetase] adenylyltransferase/[glutamine synthetase]-adenylyl-L-tyrosine phosphorylase gives MFNVKSLPLAGDVGLLARGLDTWHRRAEESGDAELADFARRYAAEPAGSALLAAILGNSPFLGQALLREQAFFRQVAEDGFDAAFMDMLESLWSTCGGATTTDALMKTLRVAKRRAALLIAAADIAEAWPLEQVTGALSQFAETALRLTARHLLRQLAAKGEIRLPDAENDPELGSGLIVLAMGKLGALELNYSSDIDLIVFFDDGVVQARDPDELTRLFVRLARDLVRIMEERTADGYVFRTDLRLRPDPGATPLAVSVSAAEAYYGSLGQNWERAAMIKARPVAGDRKAGQDFMGLIRHFVWRRSLDFAAIQDIHSIKRQIGAHKGHRDKAVNGHDIKLGRGGIREIEFFAQTQQLIFGGRDAHLRIPATMMALDALVAAGRVTETAADELKAAYRFLRRVEHRVQMVDDQQTHKLPASDEGVAAIATFLGYADAGRFRADLLATLGRVEDRYAALFEEAPPLSGPGNLVFTGTDDDPDTIATLRGLGFQNPSAVAAQIRAWHHGRYRATRSTRARELLTELVPSLLAALGGTAHPDQAFLKFDEFLGRLPAGVQLFSLFYANPKLLELVALIMGTAPRLADSLARRPSQLDAVLTPGFFGSLPDAGELWESLTRLLADAHHFEEVLDLTRRWTNEQRLRAGVQILRHLTDGDRCGPFLTLVADTALATLQERVEAEYAPRHGRFPDGDGGTGTTGMAILAMGRLGAGSLSLGSDLDLITVFQVPEGAEQSDGPKPLSPSEYFIRLTQRLINAITVPTAEGPLYEVDMRLRPSGNKGPLAVSLDAFGRYQRDSAWTWEHMALTRARVLTGPADLRQRLEQEIRAVLIRPRDPDKLLADVADMRVRMDKEHHTKDPWAVKHVRGGMVDIQFLVQYLTLRHAADHPDILDPNTTGALARLRDAGLLAAEDADTLIDIHRLWRRVQAFLRLTLDGEGKVADAPPALRLALATAVSPEAEGGLDFAAAETKIRAAAGQAYALFRKIVEEPASRLAPPPDKT, from the coding sequence ATGTTCAATGTGAAATCCCTACCCCTGGCGGGAGATGTAGGCCTTCTGGCCCGCGGCCTGGACACCTGGCACCGCCGGGCAGAGGAATCAGGCGACGCGGAACTGGCCGATTTCGCGCGTCGTTACGCTGCCGAACCAGCTGGATCCGCCCTGCTGGCCGCCATCCTGGGCAACAGCCCCTTCCTGGGCCAGGCCCTGCTGCGCGAGCAGGCGTTCTTCCGCCAGGTGGCGGAAGACGGGTTCGACGCCGCCTTCATGGACATGCTGGAAAGCCTATGGTCGACATGCGGCGGCGCCACCACCACCGACGCCCTGATGAAGACCCTGCGCGTGGCCAAGCGCCGCGCCGCCCTGCTGATCGCCGCCGCCGATATCGCCGAGGCCTGGCCCCTGGAACAGGTGACGGGCGCGCTCAGCCAGTTCGCGGAAACGGCCCTGCGCCTGACCGCCCGCCACCTGCTGCGCCAATTGGCGGCCAAGGGTGAGATCCGCCTGCCCGACGCGGAGAACGACCCGGAGCTGGGCAGCGGCCTGATCGTGCTGGCCATGGGCAAGTTAGGCGCCCTGGAACTGAACTATTCCAGCGACATCGACCTGATCGTCTTCTTTGATGACGGCGTGGTCCAGGCCCGCGACCCCGATGAGCTGACGCGCCTGTTCGTGCGCCTGGCCCGCGACCTGGTCCGCATCATGGAGGAGCGGACGGCCGACGGCTACGTCTTCCGCACCGACCTGCGCTTGCGCCCCGACCCCGGCGCCACGCCGCTGGCCGTGTCCGTCTCCGCCGCCGAGGCCTATTACGGCAGCCTGGGCCAGAACTGGGAACGGGCGGCCATGATCAAGGCGCGGCCGGTGGCGGGCGACCGCAAGGCCGGCCAGGACTTCATGGGCCTGATCCGCCATTTCGTCTGGCGCCGCAGCCTGGATTTCGCCGCCATCCAGGACATCCATTCCATCAAGCGCCAGATCGGCGCCCACAAGGGCCACCGCGACAAGGCGGTGAATGGCCACGATATCAAGCTGGGCCGGGGCGGCATCCGCGAGATCGAGTTCTTCGCCCAGACCCAGCAGCTGATCTTCGGCGGTCGCGACGCCCACCTGCGCATTCCCGCCACCATGATGGCGCTGGACGCGCTGGTGGCCGCCGGCCGGGTGACGGAGACGGCGGCGGATGAGTTGAAGGCGGCCTACCGCTTCCTGCGCCGGGTGGAACACCGGGTGCAGATGGTGGACGACCAGCAGACCCACAAGCTGCCGGCCAGCGACGAGGGCGTGGCCGCCATCGCCACCTTCTTAGGCTATGCCGACGCCGGCCGCTTCCGCGCCGACCTGCTGGCCACCCTGGGCCGGGTGGAGGACCGCTACGCCGCCCTGTTCGAGGAGGCGCCGCCCCTGTCCGGTCCCGGCAACCTGGTCTTCACCGGCACGGACGACGACCCCGACACCATCGCCACCCTGCGGGGCCTGGGCTTCCAGAACCCATCCGCCGTGGCGGCCCAGATCCGCGCCTGGCACCACGGCCGTTACCGCGCCACGCGCAGCACCCGGGCGCGCGAACTGCTGACCGAGTTGGTGCCCAGCCTGCTGGCCGCATTGGGCGGCACCGCCCACCCCGACCAGGCCTTCCTGAAGTTCGATGAGTTCCTGGGCCGCCTGCCGGCCGGCGTGCAGCTGTTCAGCCTGTTCTATGCCAATCCGAAACTGCTGGAACTGGTGGCCCTGATCATGGGCACAGCACCCCGCCTGGCCGACAGCCTGGCCCGGCGGCCGTCGCAGCTGGACGCGGTGCTGACCCCCGGCTTCTTCGGCAGCCTGCCGGATGCCGGTGAATTGTGGGAAAGCCTGACCCGATTGCTGGCCGACGCCCACCATTTCGAGGAAGTGCTGGACCTGACGCGGCGCTGGACCAACGAACAGCGCCTGCGCGCCGGCGTCCAGATCCTGCGCCACCTGACCGACGGCGACCGCTGCGGCCCCTTCCTGACCCTGGTGGCGGACACCGCACTCGCCACCTTGCAGGAACGGGTGGAGGCGGAATACGCCCCCCGCCACGGCCGCTTCCCCGACGGCGACGGCGGCACCGGCACCACCGGCATGGCCATCCTGGCCATGGGCCGGCTGGGCGCCGGCTCATTGTCCCTGGGCTCCGACCTGGACCTCATCACCGTCTTTCAGGTGCCGGAGGGGGCGGAGCAGTCGGATGGCCCCAAGCCGCTGTCGCCCAGCGAGTATTTCATCCGCCTGACCCAGCGCCTGATCAACGCCATCACCGTGCCCACGGCCGAGGGGCCGTTGTACGAGGTGGACATGCGCCTGCGCCCCTCCGGCAACAAGGGGCCGCTGGCCGTCAGCCTGGACGCCTTCGGCCGCTACCAACGCGACAGTGCCTGGACGTGGGAGCACATGGCCCTGACCCGCGCCCGGGTGCTGACCGGCCCGGCGGACCTGCGCCAGCGCCTGGAGCAGGAGATCCGCGCCGTGCTGATCCGGCCGCGCGATCCTGACAAGCTGCTGGCCGACGTCGCCGACATGCGGGTGCGCATGGACAAGGAGCACCACACCAAGGACCCGTGGGCGGTGAAGCACGTGCGCGGCGGCATGGTCGACATCCAGTTCCTGGTGCAGTACCTGACCCTGCGCCACGCCGCCGACCATCCCGACATCCTGGACCCCAACACCACCGGCGCCCTGGCCCGACTGCGCGACGCGGGATTGCTGGCGGCCGAGGACGCCGACACCCTGATCGACATCCACCGCCTGTGGCGGCGGGTGCAGGCCTTCCTGCGCCTGACGCTGGATGGCGAAGGCAAGGTGGCCGACGCCCCGCCGGCCCTGCGCCTGGCCCTGGCCACGGCGGTCAGCCCGGAGGCGGAGGGCGGCCTTGACTTCGCGGCGGCGGAAACCAAAATCCGTGCCGCCGCGGGGCAGGCCTACGCCCTGTTCCGCAAAATCGTGGAGGAGCCGGCATCCCGCCTGGCACCCCCGCCCGACAAGACCTGA